ATGGCCCTTCCATGCGGTACCACCGGATCACTAAGCCCGACTTTCGTCCCTGCTCGACTTGTAGGTCTCGCAGTCAAGCTCCCTTATGCCTTTGCACTCTTCGAATGATTTCCAACCATTCTGAGGGAACCTTGGGGCGCCTCCGTTACTCTTTAGGAGGCGACCGCCCCAGTCAAACTGCCCGCCTGACACTGTCCCCGCACCGGATTACGGTACCAGGTTAGAACCTAGATACGATCAGGGTGGTATCCCAACGTCGCCTCCACACAAGCTGGCGCTCATGCTTCAAAGGCTCCCACCTATCCTGTACAGATCGTACCCAAATCCAATATCAAGCTGCAGTAAAGCTCCATGGGGTCTTTCCGTCTTGTCGCGGGTAACCTGCATCTTCACAGGTATTAAAATTTCACCGGATCTCTCGTTGAGACAGCGCCCAAGTCGTTACGCCATTCGTGCGGGTCAGAATTTACCTGACAAGGAATTTCGCTACCTTAGGACCGTTATAGTTACGGCCGCCGTTTACTGGGGCTTCGGTTCACAGCTTCGGGACTAATCCCTAACCGCTCCCCTTAACCTTCCAGCACCGGGCAGGCGTCAGCCCGTATACTTCGCCTTACGGCTTCGCACAGACCTGTGTTTTTGCTAAACAGTCGCTTGGGCCTTTTCACTGCGGCCCCCTCGGGCTATTCACCCTACCGAGGCACCCCTTCTCCCGAAGTTACGGGGTCATTTTGCCGAGTTCCTTAACGAGAGTTCTTCCGCGCGCCTTAGAATTCTCTTCTCGCCTACCTGTGTCGGTTTGCGGTACGGGCACCTTCACCTGACTAGAGGCTTTTCTTGGCAGTGTGAGATCATGACCTTCGCTACTATAATTTTCACTCCCCATCACAGCCCAGCCTTATTGATGTGCGGATTTGCCTACACATCAGCCTCACTGCTTGGACGGACATCCATCAGTCCGCGTCACTACCCTCCTGCGTCACCCCATCGTTCATAACGGTTTACGGTGGTACAGGAATTTCAACCTGTTGTCCTTCGATTACGCCTTTCGGCCTCACCTTAGGTCCCGACTTACCCTGAGCGGACGAGCCTTCCTCAGGAAACCTTGGGCTTTCGGCGGATCAGATTCTCACTGATCTTTTCGTTACTCATACCGGCATTCTCACTTGTATGCTGTCCAGCGCTCCTTACGGTACACCTTCAACCTACATACAACGCTCCCCTACCCCTGATGCAAAGCATCAAGCCATAGCTTCGGTGGTGTGTTTAGCCCCGTTACATTTTCGGCGCAGAGTCACTCGACCAGTGAGCTATTACGCACTCTTTAAATGGTGGCTGCTTCTAAGCCAACATCCTGGTTGTCTGTGCAACTCCACATCCTTTCCCACTTAACACACACTTGGGGACCTTAGCTGATGGTCTGGGCTGTTTCCCTTTTGACAATGGATCTTAGCACTCACTGTCTGACTCCCGGATATAAGTCTATGGCATTCGGAGTTTGACTGAGCTTGGTAACCCTTGCGGGCCCCGCACCCAATCAGTGCTCTACCTCCACGACTCTAAAGTTCCGAGGCTAGCCCTAAAGCTATTTCGGGGAGAACCAGCTATCTCCGAGTTCGATTGGAATTTCTCCGCTACCCCCACCTCATCCCCGCATTTTTCAACATACGTGGGTTCGGGCCTCCAGTGCGTGTTACCGCACCTTCACCCTGGACAGGGGTAGATCACACGGTTTCGGGTCTACGTCCACATACTAACTCGCCCTATTCAGACTCGCTTTCGCTGCGGCTACGGCTTCTCGCCTTAACCTTGCATGGGAACGTAACTCGCCGGTTCATTCTACAAAAGGCACGCCATCACCCATAGATCGGGCTCTGACTTCTTGTAAGCACACGGTTTCAGGATCTATTTCACTCCCCTTCCGGGGTGCTTTTCACCTTTCCCTCACGGTACTGTTTCACTATCGGTCGCTAGGGAGTATTTAGCCTTAGCAGATGGTCCTGCTGGATTCATACGGGGTTTCACGTGCCCCGCACTACTCGGGATCCGTCTCGGAGGGAATATACTTTCGGCTACAGGGCTTTTACCTCTTATAGCGGGCCTTTCCAGACCTCTTCGCCTAATATGTTCCTTTGTAACTCCATGTGAGACGTCCCACAACCCCAGAGAGCAAGCTCTCTGGTTTAGGCTGTTCCGCGTTCGCTCGCCGCTACTGACGGAATCACTCTTGTTTTCTCTTCCTCCAGGTACTTAGATGTTTCAGTTCCCTGGGTATGCCTCCTCGTATCCTATGTATTCAGATACGGGTAACTGACTATTACATCAGCTGGGTTTCCCCATTCGGACATCCCCGGATCGAAGCTTGCTTACAGCTCCCCGAGGCAGTATCGTTGTTCGCCACGTCCTTCTTCGGCTCCTAGCGCCTAGGCATCCTCCGTGTGCTCTTAGTAGCTTAACCAATGCTCCGGTTATTGTGCTCATCGCTCTGTTGTCCGTTTGTTTCCTGATCTACTAAACGAGTTAATAGGTGGAAACGAAACTTCCAAAGGATCGATGATCCCAAAACCTTCGCGCTACTTTTTATTAAACTTGTTTGACACAAGTTCAGCTAAAAGGATATTTCTAATTGCGCAAATTCGTTTCGTTATCTAGTTTTCAAGGATCAATTGTATATCTTAATAGATGAAATTGATTTGGTGGAGCCAAGGGGGATCGAACCCCTGACCTCCTGCGTGCAAGGCAGGCGCTCTCCCAGCTGAGCTATAGCCCCTCAAATTCCATCAAAACTGAACAAATGAATACACGTCGTGGTTGACTTCATTGAAGTCTGTACGATGACTTACATCATCGTTATTTGAATGTCTTCGTTGCAGAAGACGATTCTCCATAGAAAGGAGGTGATCCAGCCGCACCTTCCGATACGGCTACCTTGTTACGACTTCACCCCAATCATCTACCCCACCTTCGGCGGCTGGCTCCCTTGCGGGTTACCCCACCGACTTCGGGTGTTGTAAACTCTCGTGGTGTGACGGGCGGTGTGTACAAGACCCGGGAACGTATTCACCGCGGCATGCTGATCCGCGATTACTAGCAATTCCGACTTCATGCAGGCGAGTTGCAGCCTGCAATCCGAACTGAGACTGGCTTTTATAGGATTGGCTCCACCTCGCGGCTTCGCTTCCCGTTGTACCAGCCATTGTAGTACGTGTGTAGCCCAAGTCATAAGGGGCATGATGATTTGACGTCATCCCCGCCTTCCTCCGGTTTGTCACCGGCAGTCATTCTAGAGTGCCCACCCGAAGTGCTGGCAACTAAAATCAAGGGTTGCGCTCGTTGCGGGACTTAACCCAACATCTCACGACACGAGCTGACGACAACCATGCACCACCTGTCACCTCTGTCCCGAAGGCCGCCTCTATCTCTAGAGGATTCAGAGGGATGTCAAGACTTGGTAAGGTTCTTCGCGTTGCTTCGAATTAAACCACATACTCCACTGCTTGTGCGGGTCCCCGTCAATTCCTTTGAGTTTCAGTCTTGCGACCGTACTCCCCAGGCGGAATGCTTAATGTGTTAACTTCGGCACCAAGGGTATCGAAACCCCTAACACCTAGCATTCATCGTTTACGGCGTGGACTACCAGGGTATCTAATCCTGTTTGCTCCCCACGCTTTCGCGCCTCAGCGTCAGTTACAGCCCAGAGAGTCGCCTTCGCCACTGGTGTTCCTCCACATATCTACGCATTTCACCGCTACACGTGGAATTCCACTCTCCTCTTCTGCACTCAAGTCCCCCAGTTTCCAGTGCGACCCGAAGTTGAGCCTCGGGTTTAAACACCAGACTTAAAGAACCGCCTGCGCGCGCTTTACGCCCAATAATTCCGGACAACGCTTGCCCCCTACGTATTACCGCGGCTGCTGGCACGTAGTTAGCCGGGGCTTTCTTCTCAAGTACCGTCACTCTCCTAGCAGTTACTCTAGAAGACGTTCTTCCTTGGCAACAGAGCTTTACGATCCGAAAACCTTCATCACTCACGCGGCGTTGCTCCGTCAGGCTTTCGCCCATTGCGGAAGATTCCCTACTGCTGCCTCCCGTAGGAGTCTGGGCCGTGTCTCAGTCCCAGTGTGGCCGTTCACCCTCTCAGGTCGGCTACGCATCGTCGCCTTGGTGAGCCGTTACCCCACCAACTAGCTAATGCGCCGCAGGCCCATCCCCAAGTGACAGATTGCTCCGTCTTTCATTATTCCACAATGCTGTGAAATAAATTATCCGGTATTAGCTACCGTTTCCGGTAGTTATCCCAGTCTCGAGGGCAGGTTGCCTACGTGTTACTCACCCGTCCGCCGCTAACTCTCAGGAGTGCAAGCACTCCATCAAGTCCGCTCGACTTGCATGTATTAGGCACGCCGCCAGCGTTCGTCCTGAGCCAGGATCAAACTCTCCAATAAAGTGTTTGACTTGCTCATTTCAAAGCTAACGTATTAACGTTTGCTTGTGTTACATTGACGTGATCCATTTGTTCAGTTTTCAAGGAACTTGTTGACTGCTTGCCGATCATCTTCAATCAGCAGCGCAGGTTTATATCTTACCAAGTATTCAACTTGATGTCAACACTTTTTTTCGACGCCGTTCGACAAGCTTCAAAAGCTTTCGTCAAAAGCGACAATTAGTAATATACCATGATAAAAAAGATATAGCAAGCATTTTTAAAAGAAAATATGCAAGTTTCGCATAACATCGATCCTATTATGATTTATACCTTATAGAGATCGATATGTAACCCAATCTGTCAGCTGCCTCGCTCTAGATGTGCTCCAAATATAGACCTCAAATTCATGAAGTATCATCTCGAAATGTAATTGATTTCCCATAAAAAAGGTTTTAAGGTTAGTTCATCGCTTTTCTAAAGCCCGACTACATCTAATAAGAAAGGAGTTCGCCGAATGGCAGACAAAAGCATCGCTCTCCAAAAGCCCAAAGATACTCCAAGTCCTGCGCACGGAGAAGCACATCAAGCCACTGTATATAAAATTCTGATCGCCATCAGTTTCGTGCATTTGTTTAATGATTCGATTCAGTCCGTGATCCCTGCTATCTTTCCTATATTAAAGGATAATCTGCTGCTTACCTTTACTCAGATCGGTTGGATCTCCTTTGCTATCAACTTCACATCATCTATCATTCAGCCGGTTATCGGGTACGCCGCGGATCGAAGGCCTACACCAATTCTGCTTCCGATCGGTATGTGTTTCACGTTTGCAGGCGTATTTATTCTTGCATATGCACATACATATCTCCTGGTTCTATTCGCGGTCGTTCTGATCGGATTAGGCTCGGCGACCTTCCACCCTGAGGGAATGCGGGTCGCTCATATGGCTGCAGGTATGCGAAAAGGGTTATCCCAATCGATCTTTCAAGTAGGGGGCAATGCCGGACAGTCACTTGCTCCGCTCCTGACAAGATACATTTTCGTACCGTTCGGACAGTTTGGCGCGATCGGTTTCACCTTCGTTGCTGCGGCTGGTATCATCGTGCAATCCTATGTTGCGCATTGGTATCACGGCATGCTGAAGGCTGGTTACACATTTAAAAAGAAAGCTGCCGGGCGCATGCTCGATCCCGCCCGCCGCAAGAGCGTGCGCAATGCAACGCTGGTGCTCGTCATTCTCGTGTTTATCCGCTCCTGGTATGGCGCAGCCATCAGCAGCTATTATGCCTTCTACCTCATGGATGCATACAAGATCACGATTGATAATGCTCAGATTTATATTTTTCTGTTTCTCGCTTCCGGAGCTGTGGGCACCTTCTTCGGCGGTCCGCTGGCCGACCGCTTTGGCCGCCGCAATATGATCATGCTCTCCATGATCGGTACGGCACCCATTGCGTTGATTCTGCCGTTCGCCTCGCCATTCTGGGCGGCTGTATTGCTGCTCATCGGCGGATTTGTCCTATTGTCCAGTTTCTCAGTTACTGTTGTGTATGCCCAATTGCTGCATCCTGGCAATATCGGTACGGTATCCGGACTGATTACGGGATTTGCTTTTGGCATGGGCGGGATCGGTTCCCTTGTGCTCGGTAATCTCGGGGATGCGTGGGGAATCGGCAATGTTATGATCGCCATCGGCTTCCTGCCGCTGCTTGGTCTGCTTGCCCTGCTTCTTCCCGGTGATGACAAACTGGACCAGTGGGCGAGGGATTAACTGTCTCCGCCAGGTCTCTGTAACCGATCAGGTTGTTTGTATGCTTTAAACATAGTTCTGGCCCTCATAAGACAGACGCCCAAATCATCCGCACCGTACGGATCGACTGGACGTCTGTCTTTTACATTTACATAAAACGGATATCTGCGTCTGTATCGCTAACCTTTCATTCCTCTTAGTGCTTTTGTTTTTGATAATCCCAGTCTATAGACATGATATACTAAACAAAATACAAGCCATAGTACGACCATGCCAGATACGAGCATACGAACAGGCTAGACCAAAGGAATGTGCGATATGTTGAAAATCCCAGGATATACGATCACCGGCATCGTCTATGAGGATTCATATATAACGGTGGCGTATGCCCGTTCCGAGCGAACCCGGAGAACGATGCTCCTGAAAATTGTAAAAGAAGGTAGCCGTACAACGATCGAGAATGCGAAGCTCATCCACGAATATCATTTCCTCAATGATTTGAATGTGGACGGGCTGTTCAAGCCTGTATCCTACTTATCGTTCAAGACAATGATCGTGTTGGAGTTTGAACCCATTCACGCTATAACCTTAAGGGAATATGTACGAATCCACGGCTCCTCACCCTCGGTATTAATTCCAATGCTTGAGCGTGCTGCCCGCAGGCTGCAGGATCTGCATACCCGCGACGTTCTGCATTTAAACATCAGGCCAGATACCCTTCTTGTTCAGGAAAGCACCCAGGACGTTTATTTAACGGGCTTCGGATACGCCGTTCGCCGGGATCAATTGAATTTACAGGGGCATGTCAGTCTGGAAGCCAATCCAATCTATATGTCTCCGGAACAAACTGGGAGAATGAGCCATCGCCTGGATGGCAGAGCCGATATGTACTCACTTGGCGTGACATTCTACGAGCTATTCGCTCATAGACTTCCCTTCACCGCGAACGGTGCACTTCCTTGGGCTCACGCCCATCTTACCATAAGGCCTGATCCCTTCCATGATATTCATCTGCCTCAATGGATATCAGAACTTATCCTGAACATGCTGGAAAAAGACCCCGATGACCGCTACCTCGACATGCGGAGCATTGCTGAGAAAATAGCCCGGCATCGATTAGCTGCTGAATC
Above is a window of Paenibacillus sp. FSL K6-1330 DNA encoding:
- a CDS encoding MFS transporter, with protein sequence MADKSIALQKPKDTPSPAHGEAHQATVYKILIAISFVHLFNDSIQSVIPAIFPILKDNLLLTFTQIGWISFAINFTSSIIQPVIGYAADRRPTPILLPIGMCFTFAGVFILAYAHTYLLVLFAVVLIGLGSATFHPEGMRVAHMAAGMRKGLSQSIFQVGGNAGQSLAPLLTRYIFVPFGQFGAIGFTFVAAAGIIVQSYVAHWYHGMLKAGYTFKKKAAGRMLDPARRKSVRNATLVLVILVFIRSWYGAAISSYYAFYLMDAYKITIDNAQIYIFLFLASGAVGTFFGGPLADRFGRRNMIMLSMIGTAPIALILPFASPFWAAVLLLIGGFVLLSSFSVTVVYAQLLHPGNIGTVSGLITGFAFGMGGIGSLVLGNLGDAWGIGNVMIAIGFLPLLGLLALLLPGDDKLDQWARD